GTGACGTTCGATCAAAACCGGCCCGAACCTCAAGCTTCGTCGGCATTGGCTCGAACACGTTTTCAGGGAATGCTACTTCTGCGTGGGACTGTACACGGTGGAAGAAtcttggtatttttttttatcggagcATTTGAGCATTTCTTGAGATCGCGTATGTGCTTGTGTATTTGCATAGATATTAAATACTTACCACTGATTCTCTAAGTTCTTAAAGTAACACACATATTTCGCAAAAAATTCTGTTTAATCttcattttgtttgtttctttCTTAATTTAAGACACGAGATAGTCATTAATTGCGTGATCGGTATTTCTTTgttgttgcttttttttttctctaatatTTGCTATGAGTAACAACTATTCGATAACTATATTCGTAACGGTACACTCAgattgaaatttgtttttgtattgTTTTGCGTGTTTGTTTTGTTGTTCCTTCGTTTAATTTGAAACTTCGGCGAGAGTTTTTATTTGATATTTCGTAGCTTCATCATTCCTCGGAACGTTCAGTCACCCTTAATTTTCAGTTAGATCGATCTAAAGTCTTGTCGAAGTTCAatttcatcactttttatcgtttttcattgataaCATGACCacttttttcgtcgaagactTTCCTCGTTTCAGTATCGATTTTGCATCCCGAATGActcgattttcagtttttaaccTCTAAACGTCTTCGTTCCACCATTCGAGTTCTCAGTCACGATGTTCTTCACATTTCTCGACTCTGAAACACCTGCCATCTCAAACAtcccaaaaatcctttttttaaccacaaaaaatgttttccccATTTTGACTTCActgaaatgaatatttttttgtagtgAGGCATTTGAGAGCGGAGGTGTTTTAGACCGGGGGAACGAACATCGTGGCATGGAACCTGATCCCGAGTTTGTGATTTTGTTAACATTATTCcacttgttttgttttttttttttttgatatatcTCAGTTTgcgataataatgaaaatcaacggatttttcgttcgaatCCTCATCACGAGGTTCACAGAATCACGATTACTTGAAAACGTGTAAAATATCACGTGCTAAACTGCTGGCTCGCGACGCCAGCTCCCCCAACGATAATCTCATGAATTATTTAGCGTGCCCTACAATTATTCACAtcgctttgtttttttttttttctaacaagcgtttgttttaaattttttgtttagtTTCAGGTcgaaaaggaaaaatgtaTGAGTACAGTATTGGTTCGAGTCGAAACTACAAAAACAAACGCCTTCGTAGCTCTCAAAAAGGTGACACTCGTCGAGCAATATAAAAACATTGATACGTGGacgaattattttaaaaagtaCGTCTTAATACGGTACATTTGCAATGGACgaggacttttttttcaccacaaaTGCTttgagttcgaaataaaagtttGCAGCGCTGAAGCAAAGTAAAATTTGGCATCCGAACGAGGAACAAGCTCGAGAAAAATTTCCActcgaatttttattgttttattgCACCCGTTTGTTTTTCGATCCTATCATGTATGTGAATCCTTTCCGCGATCAACGATGTCTCAAGAAATAtaaagaacgaaagaaaaataaacaagcGAAAAGCTCAATCTTACCGTAtctcattttcacgtttaatttaccaattaaataaaaattcttttatcaaatttcgtcgtacatacagaaatatatatatatatatgtgtgtgtgtataatgCTAAAACGTATAATATGGCATCACATTGAGATTAAAACAAAGGACTTAGCGTTATATGCGGGCCTCGCGAGATGTCATGCTTACGCATAGTTCTGAAATGtttacaattttcttttctttctcattttgCGTTCGTATGTCCACGTATTTTCGCATTTGTCATACATTTACAGATGAATTGTAGTTTCGacgatataataataattaataataataatattataacTATTATCATAATCGTGGTATAAGAAACGATCATCGttacaatttcattatttacaacATTGATAAAGCTTCTTATTTAATAAGATGTACACGGGGCTAGCTAGAAGGAAATAAAACGAggacaaattttcaacaaacGTTTTCACATTTGACTCGCAAACTTGCACGAATCACAGAACAGATaatatttaaataataaaaaaatggctgcCCACTGTGTCTGGGATTAGAATTTCTTCCTCAGATAATTCGTGAACCGAACACGTGTGAATAATGAAAGTGTCCTAAAGtgtatttattcgtatacGCGGGTGTACAGACTGTCTCAGGTTGAGtgatgaaaatgttgaaaggttaaatgaaatttcgaatcgaaaaatttggaattgtTTTTTGATCGAGGCCAGAAGATTTTTGACTGACAGTTCTGTCAAGTTGATTGAAAACGGAGCAAAGATTCATCGGACGATTGGAATGCTTGACATTTACTGAGtaacaatgatttttcgacTCGCCTTCAAAGTTGAACCTTCACCCGAGAAGCCTCGAGGCTGGCActattttttagaaaattcttctctgtGCAACTTTGGTCCCATGCATTTTTATTCTGTTTCCAAACTTCGTTGACTTCGCCTCTCGAAGGGCTTTGATCCAAGAGCTTTAAGACTATTTTCGACTGGAATTTTCATCCAGAAGTGAAATCACGAGAGGAGACCACGCAACCTGGAGCAGTCTGCGTACGCACTCGTGATATTGCTGTTTGAAATGTCCCTGTGACGAGGTGAGTGAGTAACGAGACGACAAATTTGAAATCGGGAGTTGTATAAATTCTCCGAAAGCATGATACTACGCTGCCTAAGCTGGTGTTGCATTTGTTTTTCAGTACAGTTTGCTTAAAACGAAGGTCGCTCGAGCCCATCGTATTTTCTTGTTCCGGGAAAAATTGGTGTTTCATAGTCGGAGATATTTCTCACGACAACGATTCAAGGCAAAGTACCTACTTGACGTAGCAGCTATATCGGCTCATTCGCTTTACAAGATAAAACTTTGTCATTCATAGAAGGGCTCACTCACTCTGCGGTTCAAATTTTAGGCCCTTTTGCCAGGATTCATTccactttttctctcactttcaCACCCACATATTCGcactaacattttttatgacaCAGTTCAGAATTATCGATAATTATACAATAATACCGACGGATTTTCGTACAGGACACTCCCTGCTTTCGATACTTTAACTAAGCACAACGAttggaatatatttttcttacatTTAATGAGCACACGTCAGACTGATGAGGAAAAAATCTGGATGCGTTTTGTGCAGCCACTTCCTGCTTCTTTGGATCCAGACTCGATAGTTCGGAAATCATTCTTCAAACGTTTTGGGCTCGTTTGAACGTGCGTGGACCAGAAGATCGTAGCTTCAAGTTCGAAGGctgcacaaaatttttgctttttttctgcATCAGTGCGATGTATGCAACGAAATGGATATAttacaatcgtttttttcaggATTAAATGCGCAATCCTAAGCGTCCATTACATGTgacgaaattttcaatgaattgctctctttcactcttcacgataaaatgaaaaataaggaaagagaaaatgaaatacAAATCGTTGCGATTAGCCGATATACCAAAGACTTCGTTCCTGCGAATGGTGCAAGATATTACTATAGATAAGTGACTAATAAACGGATATATGCTAGGATAATCCGACCTCCGATCTTGCTCCATGCtctaataacaataataattattttcatcattacTAAAGATTTTTTCGCAGAGTGGAATGTTGAGTGAGAGCGGAGCGATAATATTTAACACACTGAGTTTTCGATTCACCGGGAAAAGTGGATTTATTATAATCCCTCAAGCAATTTCTCCCATTGTGTTTTCTTGAAAAAGATaattagttttaaaaaattctgagGGCCTTATGCGTCCAATGTTTTCATGATGATCAGCatcattttctctcgtttttcgtttctccTCTTAGAACTCGAGACTCGAAACTGAAATCTCGAAGAATCTGTTCGCATTGACAAGTCTAAATGTAACGGAGAGGAGATTGAGTGATTAGAGttgaatttaaatgaaaaaagtccTAATAAAACGAGAGACAAATCGtaatttttccttctctttttcctAAATAATCATATACAATAGTATATGTAACAGTTGGTCTCAGTCGTTCGCCACGTGTCAATTGAGGACTCGCGAACATCGGCTCGTGCATCGCACGAGACCAACCTTCCTACGAGACTCGAAGAACACCCCGGTAAATGGCTATACATTAATCAACGTTATTGGTGTTCGCCCTTGTGGTGGTTAACAGTAACGCCGTTGACCGTTAAGacgcttttttttctaactacGTACGTAAAATTTACGAGAAaattatgtatatacatatacatatatatattaatcaacctatacatgtatatatatgtatatatgtgtgAATAAACACACGCAAACGTATGTTGTGCGATGTGTGGACGTAAAACGAATAAACTGAAGGATACAAATAATAATAGACAGCCAAGTgagagaaaatcgaaaagttacATCGTACGAGGAATCTCCACTGCGTGAATATCTCTGTTCCCTGGTTTTCTTGCCACACGTTTATACACTCGTGTATACACgagttatttgaataaataaaatttaacacTCATACATCACAATACAGAGAATTATACATGTTTTTCGTTCAACTAATATTCCCTCACGCCCTTTTAAAATTTCAGCATCAACGCAGAATATTCATCTTCGTTCTTCGTTCTTGCGTGTTTTCTTTTGGTTTCCCAGAGTACGTTAAGAAATGGCGAATATGTTCACAGCAAAACAAGGGAATTtcttattccattttttttcctcttgctGTTTCTACAATTAACAGCGTTATGAGATGAGAGAAATGTTCTCtttgatttttcgtcgttATTACTCGCCGATGTAGAGCTCGCTATGTGCCTCACGGACaacgaatttttgttttcaacctCACAGAGGCTTGTCGCTTCGCCATGAGAGCAAATCTTtcactctcattttttttttttggatttttcacttttgttAAAGAATTAACGATCTTCGAGCAGCTCCCATTTCACCAAGTTTCCTGCGTTTTTACTTCCGTCTTGGGGCATTAATTTTGAGGCTGCGGCTTCTTGCCACCGCGTGGCTTTATGCTCTCTGAGATCTGCCACATCGCATCCTCGCACAAGAAATCACTGAAGTTGTTGAAGAACGTTATTATTCTCTCGTGCTTCTTGAACGAATACGTCCTGAAAATACACGAATcgacattattattttcaaccaTCTTAGGAGGTTTTTTGAACACTTTGCTTCAATTTCTGTTATCGTCACTTCGAAACTCACCCTTTTTTGAATCTCTTCATATTCTCCACGATATTGAATTGCTGCCATCGCTTCGAAAAGTTTATTGTTCCATCTGGCAACAAATCACTGTTACCAATGTGCACGAATGTCAAGTCTTGAAGTACCAATCCTCTgttaatcattaaaaaaacaatgttaACTCGACTCAGCctgaattatcattttttcagaacATGACATTTTAAACAAGGAACTTCTGGACGTTCTGGATGTTCTATGAGATTCGAAGGGTGGAGCGATGATAGGAAATTGTGAAAGAAGCACGAACTTACATGTAGGGTATGCAAGGAGGTTGAGTTTCCGCGAGGGCTTGTCTGTAAGCTCTGAAACTGCTGGAGCTGTCGATAAGTGCGCAATATTCTTTGAGGCCTTCGGTGATGTGTTTTTGCCATTCGAGTCGTCGGATGGGGGCGCTATCGAGAGCGGACAGCAGGGCCAAATAACTATTgaagttatttatttttctaaggtgtttcattattttgatgaatttaaCGACGTATTTTTCACGATCTTTGGCCTCGTTTTCCATCCGATGTTCGAGGATTCTCGACCTCGCCCAGTACGACATTTTGTTGAAATGTTCTGTGAATCTCGTGAGATTCGGACTCCGCTCCTCGTTCTGTTCTTGCGCCCATATCAAAACCTCTggtatttcgattttcatgaaTAATTCGGCGTCGAGCAAAGTCATTTGCTCTGCGATTTGTTCGCTCTTGAAGTCCAACAACGAGGCTTGTTTCGTGGATACACTCAACGACGAGAGTATCGGTTGCGTCGCTTGCAACTGCTTCATAGCATGTTTTTCTAATATTTTAACACGCAATGCTTTCGCCATTGTCAGGTCTCCGCTGCACACCAATTGTTGCACAAATTCCATCAATGTTTGCAGCAACGTGTCGTCGAGATCGGACATTCTGTTTTAAAAGTTATTTCATTAGTTTTctgttttataaaaatattcatcgagttgaaaagttttttcaactgtacgatttttcgaaattttatatttctcaaCTCACGTAAGATCGCTGACGACTCTTACGAGCAACGAAAATGCTTCTCGAGCCGCACGTTGTTTAACGACGTCCGGTGAGCACGAGAACCTCTGATGTCGCCTGTGCAACTTTTGTATCAACTCAAGAGGGGACATGAATGTCCTGTAAGTCGTCAAGAACGCTTCCTGATACAGGAAATCTGTACAAAAAAGACCTGTCATTAAAATATTAGTGTTCTAGACAAGCCGGattcgaagaatttcaaaGAGTTGGAAACCGATCAACAAACCTGATTCTTTTTCGTCTGCGAGTTTGAAGgacgaaaaaatcacgaattttcgttaatttatgAACAATAAAACAACGACAAacttgacattttttctcgagtaTTATCGCAGAAAATATTTTACCGTGCTTATTGGCTTTGGTTGCGTGGATGAGCAACGCGTCAGGATTCCCGCCCCGGATATCCGGCCCGTCCTCCTCAGGTTTCTTGAAAACTAAATACTTGCTGATGTCCAGTTCCTCCAAAATCCCGTCGTCCGGCTCCAAATCACGCAGTTCTAAAGTATTTTCGTCTACGGATATCGAGGACCTTGTGTTACTCGGAGGCCTTGAGGGTGGAAGTGGAACATCCAATGATACGTTATTGTTCTGAAAGAAAAGCATCGATATGGAAgatttttggaaataaatACACCGAGAACAAAAATCGCAGATGGAGCTTAGAGCTGAATTTTCACTTTGTAAACTGcgcattttttttgcatgagattagctttttgaaatttcagacATTCAGAGAAgcttgaatttaataaaaagtttcatattgacaaaatttttaatagcCAAAAAGCGTGGTttcagaaagaaatggaaAACAGAAGAACTTTTTTAGTGCATTTTTCTTACGGAACAAAAACTCCAAAAATTacacttttttcatcattctccTTCTGATTCCCCATCTTTTTTGTCACGCAATTTCGatccgaatgaaatttgatatttttttagatGAAATCAGCTAAAGTCGCTCCGACGACGGGTGATCAATTCGATGCTTTAACGATTGATTCGTACCAGTGGCAATATTCCTGGTGACGTCgagtttttcttctctctcatGGAAACCGTCGTGTCCTCGAGTTTTATGGGGCTCGATGTTGTGATTGGATCGGGGCTGCTAATGTTATGCATGCTTATCGTTGGTTTTGGTGATACTGGCGGTGGTGTAGAATTGGACTTTATCGACCGTGATCTCTTTGGTGGTAGAGCTGGTGGTAGCTGGATCGTGTTGTTCGGTATTTCTTTGATCGTCGGGCTCATTGAAATCgatatactgaaaaaaaaaagtattcatcGATTATGCCTAATTGATAGAATAATATTCAGGAAAAGCATATTGAAAGAGTGCATTTGGAATTAGAATTctcatcatattttttcaacatttttaaaaatagtttggaaattctcccttttttttggCAACACTTTCAAACGCAGTTCCAACgaacgaaacaaaatttttaaaattcagtcAACTCAATACGAGTAAACACGTTCATGTGACATTTTTTAGgctaatttttattatcatcgACGCTGCGCCTGACGTacagaaaattcattaattttcagAGATAAAATTGCCGACATTTTCCCACTTTTATCGTCAAATCACGTTCAAGTGTTGGAAGCGCGTTTTCACTGATATTCCGTATGCAAACTGACCTGGAGCCATCATGAAGACTGGTCATGGTGTGAACCATGGAAGAGCACGATTGCGTGGTAGTAAGTGCCATTTCGTGTTGCTGCCATTCGGCCTGCATCGAATTGTAAGCCGCAACGGAGTGACGAGTGCCAAGTCCGGAAATAAAATCGTTGTTGCTGTGTGAGCAATTTCCAAACATTTCCATGTACGCCATGACTGTAAATTTTCAACACAGAGATGTAAGCACTATTTTCATTCTCTCGATCCAACAGAGAGGTGAGTATTtcaaatcaaaatgaagaaaagtcGAATAAGATCAaatgaaaagaaggaaaagagaaaagagtgtgtgagagagagagagagagagcgatagATGCTGGGAGCAGAGGTaacaaaagttttaaaaatcacaaaataATTTAATCGTCTTTCAATTCGATACGCGAACTCGACATATTTACAAATCCTAATTCACGTTAAATGCATTAATGTACAgacatatatacatgtatttaCAAATCAGATTTTCACTCCATTTTTACATAGAAacgtcaaaataaaaaaagtagttTTGAAGGATGGATAAAAATGATATGAACGATTGATCGATTGGCACGTCTTTCATCGAAACGTTATCGAAGTTACTGGCACGAGTAAGAAGCCGTCTGGATCGGcatattttcaacgtttacCGCAGTATAGTACGCGACGTTATTACGTAATTCGTACACTTTTATCGCTATCTTAATTGTGAGTTCCATTGAGCCACGTAACAGACGTCCAACCTGTTGCAGAATCTCGTATATTTCATACGAGAGGCATTCCGCACGAGAGCTCGAACGATCGTCTTCGTTTATAAAGCTGTCTCGAGTTCGCCATTAGACAGTCGTACAAGGGATTCGAGTGGCAAGAATAATTGTGGTGACGGACATTATTTTATCGActtgtttcaataaaaaatgcgcgtctacgaggaaaaaattcgaatgagtTAAGCAGGCTCGGTGAGAACCGTAGAAACTGTTTTTCTACACGTGTCAAAATTTTTAGATTAAAAAGTTCGACGCAGACGACGAGGAAGTTTCCTTGTTTTATGCGACTCGAAATAACGATCTGAGAATTAGTACTCGAAATAATTAGTTTTCAGAACGTCTCGGATGTTTTGTGTTACCATAAATATCAATGATAATGAAGCAGACGCACGCGATCGAAATAATGCTCGTGAGAATTTAATTATCAAGAGAAACAGCTTGATCGATATTGTCACGGTGTGAAAAACGCGTTCTTTGAGAGTCGAGCGAGTTAACGTTCAGCCAATTATCGTTACAAGACACACGCCACGAACACTGACACTGTTTATTTGTTATTATGTTTCCTGATCATGCTGTTAGAATAaggaaaataaagtaaaatttaTCGCTACTTTCTTACATGCCCTTTTGCCTAGGAGCAGAATTATTagttttgttattttctttGATTACAGATTTGTGATCTTGGATTATAGATTGAGAGAAATTATTGATTGGTTTTTCCCATCTTTGCGTCTTCTTtctgttgataaaaaaaaaaaaaaatcgtcaaggATGTAACAAATGCAGAGTAGAATTACGCGACTGACCTGATCGCGGACTCGACGATAAACTgagagaataatttttcacgtttatctCTTTACGGATAATTTgctgaaaatcattttcaatgcACGCTCTGCTcacccttttttttatcgcgttGCTTACGAACACAGACAGTTTCTTgcgagattttttcttcctgaCTCGTTTTTGATTACGTTATGATCTAGGCTTTTGCGATTTTCAGAGACAgagaaaatatatagatacgtaaatgaatgataaaactGAAATCACATATAGGCGATGAACGGTTCTCAAGCTTCAAAATATCagtaaaacgtaaaaatttcgtaaataaaacgaaaagggattaaaaaattcaagctaAACGTCAAACGCAATTGTGTATTTGTGTTTATTTGCTTCTGATACTGCGCAGCAATGATCGATTTCGTTATTCAATTTTGTGTGCtatgaatttcaagaaatcaTTAGCACAATTTACTTGTGATGATGATATGACATATGAGAATCTTGACTGAAATATTTGTGCAATAAGCTAGCTTCCAACCCTGATTATGGCGAGTGCAGTTTAGTTCGAATTGTTGGCCATGAAAGTGCTCCTGTTTCTTCCTTTATTCagcataattattattatttttctaactTTGTTCTTCATTATTCTTTGGAGAATGATTTCACCACGATcgatattttgtaaaaattctaGTATGCAATGGACCATCGAAAGTCTCTAAAAGTTGGTGATAAAATGATTCAGAAattgttgaggaaaaaaattttcagtgaATCGTTGTTTCGAATAATTTGCCTGATAAAATACTTCTGATTGTTGTTCGATATCGAGAGATATTTTGGTTGAAGAGCAGACTGGCTAATTGAacgaatcatttttcttaacgTAACGAATCATTCAaaagttttgaatttttctgaattcaaAATCGAGGATAATTACGAAGAAGAAAGGTACGAAACACGCCGCAGCGGAGAGTCGTTTTCGAATGATCGATAAAGAAGCTGCCGTAGACGGACTTAATTTTAATGAGGatgattttcaatcgaaaagtttgaattaGCGTGTGATCTTCAGCTGAGAACTCGAAGTTTAAGTCGTGTCCATgtacgcgcgtgtgtgtgtatgtgtgtgttaTGAGTGCGTATTTACGTGGGTCAGGATCCCACTTACCGGAATATGCCACTGATTGGAACACTGGGGGATACAAAACATTGCGTCAGTTCGATAAGAAAAGAATCTACCGACAATTTATCAACGTTCTCAGATAAAAGGTTTTtccattggtttttttttctttttttttcttcttcttttttactaATAtactaatgaaaaaagttctactttaactagaaaaaaaataaaagaataatgaTAAACTATGTTTTGTACAATTGTGCCGTAGTTGGTTGACAATGAAGCAGacaatttttccatcgtttcgCTTGCATCGGATTTTCAATGCTTATGAAATATTGTATTGAACAAAAGAAATGGAAAAGTagtgtttttcgtcgtcgaacgaatcgaaattgGCTGCCACTCTGCTCGACTATTGGCTTTCTCTACAGGTTTTCATTTGCTTATCACGCGTTTACATTATTCTGTACAACGAACAATCGACTCTGATCCGATTACGAACTAACGTTCGTTCTCGTATCGTCGCCAATTCATTCTCGAACGCAAATAATCCGGAAACTTACTGTGTCGTTTTTTGAGAGGCAACGGTGGCGGTTTACTCGCATCCGGACTGTCACCTGTGCTGCTGCCGTGGAGACTACACGTCGATAAATGCTCGTTTTCAGGCACATTATCGTATTGCGAAGGAAGCCTCTCTTTTCGACGTTTTGATCGCTTTTCCGGCAACGCTGGCGGTAATCCATTTATATCTAATCCCGTCATCGCTTCCATTTCctgataatgatttttttattagttctACTATAGACTGAGCCTCGTCAAATTTTGGAGATAAAATAACGACACAAATCTCTGGTTTTGAGGCTTCTTCGCgctaaaaatcattttacgGAACGAAGAAAACGAGCGCTAATTGACTTCTGGTAAATGAGAAcgaaataaaacaacaaacatGCAACACCCACGTTTACCAATTTTTCGAGCAATGCCGGGTCTCCACTACCCGTGATGTTGGTTGTGCTCAAAATGCTTTTGGAGCTGCTGCTCGTCGAGGTTGTCGCACTGCGATGGCTGATCATCGAGCCATTACTGTCCGGCAATATCTTTTGATGCGAGAACGATTGTTGCTGCGAATTGAATGTTTGCGAATTGTAACTAACGCTACTATTTTTTGACGTCAAGCTCGTTGAAGCTGTGTAACTCTGAGACGAGCTACGTTGCGAATGCATCGAAACGAAACCCGATTCTTGGGTTTGC
The window above is part of the Venturia canescens isolate UGA chromosome 5, ASM1945775v1, whole genome shotgun sequence genome. Proteins encoded here:
- the C3G gene encoding guanine nucleotide-releasing factor 2 isoform X3 — its product is MPHYDDSFLDSPLFRRRAKSYSVLKQDVPKSKTFQITATPLLLAVTNQARSLASSASTCSLKEVEERSGGKARGGKLARRARSFKEDFLEKLSQMRSPAITTGGGGGGSGIATRAASPSSPRTPRDKTGIPGESLEKNPLRDLHIHVRQVQLALLHFRDVVSKKKLEMLPGNGTIVLDTVTTIHTVLKSYLLYENSSTLGSATNQVYQALAQLLKLCDDVLLHGDKSSALDTENVTHVIGLVEDAVKNLVALAHEKISNRQKPPPITTNNRTSGYGSELTPQRNSLPDIPLTPRERQILEQTATTSSLVRSSHSSESILRDSSPPPKPPLPDRTNAFTIEDHNKSGTPPPLPPKRRTRAQQLLDESDGILTSSLDRVSLRSRSPEDSSSLLSASAGSLDSALNHSRDEDEIRAIMGPNDESLNDSMDLSLIATIHGMQVNGTNNSGCWDGSETSIPSTMLLGQQTPQDIHNAFTGIEGKMERLSTQTQESGFVSMHSQRSSSQSYTASTSLTSKNSSVSYNSQTFNSQQQSFSHQKILPDSNGSMISHRSATTSTSSSSKSILSTTNITGSGDPALLEKLEMEAMTGLDINGLPPALPEKRSKRRKERLPSQYDNVPENEHLSTCSLHGSSTGDSPDASKPPPLPLKKRHMFQSVAYSVMAYMEMFGNCSHSNNDFISGLGTRHSVAAYNSMQAEWQQHEMALTTTQSCSSMVHTMTSLHDGSSISISMSPTIKEIPNNTIQLPPALPPKRSRSIKSNSTPPPVSPKPTISMHNISSPDPITTSSPIKLEDTTVSMREKKNSTSPGILPLNNNVSLDVPLPPSRPPSNTRSSISVDENTLELRDLEPDDGILEELDISKYLVFKKPEEDGPDIRGGNPDALLIHATKANKHGLFCTDFLYQEAFLTTYRTFMSPLELIQKLHRRHQRFSCSPDVVKQRAAREAFSLLVRVVSDLTMSDLDDTLLQTLMEFVQQLVCSGDLTMAKALRVKILEKHAMKQLQATQPILSSLSVSTKQASLLDFKSEQIAEQMTLLDAELFMKIEIPEVLIWAQEQNEERSPNLTRFTEHFNKMSYWARSRILEHRMENEAKDREKYVVKFIKIMKHLRKINNFNSYLALLSALDSAPIRRLEWQKHITEGLKEYCALIDSSSSFRAYRQALAETQPPCIPYIGLVLQDLTFVHIGNSDLLPDGTINFSKRWQQFNIVENMKRFKKGTYSFKKHERIITFFNNFSDFLCEDAMWQISESIKPRGGKKPQPQN